Proteins co-encoded in one Euleptes europaea isolate rEulEur1 chromosome 1, rEulEur1.hap1, whole genome shotgun sequence genomic window:
- the PVALEF gene encoding parvalbumin-like EF-hand-containing protein has protein sequence MEDDFACQVKKMALAMGASLTDKDLDLLPPEMRHHASFNYAKFFEYMQKFLTSDEREVHLKKAFQLLDKDGSGFIEWNEIKYILSTVPSNMPVVPLSDEEAEAIIQAADTDGDGRIDFQEFSDLITKEKVPKKK, from the exons ATGGAGGACGATTTTGCTTGCCAAGTCAAGAAGATGGCCTTGGCCATGggagcatccctgacagacaAGGATCTTGACCTGCTGCCTCCAGAAATGCGGCATCATG CTTCATTCAACTATGCCAAATTCTTCGAGTATATGCAGAAGTTTCTGACATCAGATGAGCGGGAAGTGCACTTGAAAAAGGCTTTCCAGTTGCTCGACAAGGATGGCAGTGGCTTCATCGAATGGAATGAAATCAA GTACATCTTATCCACAGTGCCCAGCAACATGCCCGTAGTGCCCTTATCAGATGAAGAGGCTGAAGCCATCATCCAAGCAGCTGATACAGACGGAGACGGGCGGATCGATTTCCAAG AGTTTTCTGACCTGATCACAAAGGAGAAGGTTCCGAAGAAAAAATAG